In one Drosophila albomicans strain 15112-1751.03 chromosome X, ASM965048v2, whole genome shotgun sequence genomic region, the following are encoded:
- the LOC117564406 gene encoding uncharacterized protein LOC117564406, which yields MTPDTDLDPESESESESEPKSKQLHSSLCAQRNALLSNITYNFFLLHTLLFLSLTDDITYTTPNEPLLLQQLLTANAANNWSLNPHCAPYPRAEDLHIEQQYYQHTLGGNVNYYLYAAYYDRRLAIINTPSITILAMMSSMAGPFASAYCQVWYEADAEPNIVPMQQQTVMWYKEWSTEAGQLYPVLLSCQLPNNPRSSRVPELVSLVFDDRCARPTNALRVVYEAPQRKRVRRFAVCVKDLNFPHVEMSQRWIEWLEMLRLLGAERVTAYDLGGESLLPQTRRTLQHYVTQDGLLRLRPHRLLHKMPTPTLNRLGKSLNEVLCYVDCFYRHIYEFDYVGIFDVDEVIMPLGELHNWTVLLQQLERDSNQVLEDPPYEENCEARASYCFRNIYFPNDWPVDERVSSAFHMLQHVQRVAEHSDHNSYVKCLHSTHFVQSVHNHFPFSWQGSCGPYHVPVELGQLQHYRKFENRTMDRISDRTSVRDDNIWRFKDKLILNVLAKQRELDRS from the exons atgaccCCGGACACAGACCTAGACCCAGAATCGGaatcggagtcggagtcggaacCCAAGTCTAAACAGCTTCACAGCAGTCTGTGTGCTCAGCG AAATGCGCTACTTTCAAACATAACATACAACTTTTTCTTACTACACACgcttctcttcctctctctcacaGACGATATCACGTATACGACACCGAATGAAccactgttgctgcaacagctgctgacTGCCAATGCGGCAAACAATTGGTCCCTCAACCCCCACTGTGCGCCGTATCCACGCGCTGAGGATCTGCACATCGAGCAGCAGTATTATCAGCACACGCTCGGTGGCAATGTGAACTATTATTTGTATGCCGCCTATTACGATCGTCGGCTGGCGATCATTAACACGCCCAGCATTACGATACTGGCGATGATGAGCAGCATGGCTGGACCCTTTGCGAGTGCTTACTGTCAAGTGTGGTACGAAGCCGATGCTGAGCCCAACATTGTGCCGATGCAACAACAGACGGTGATGTGGTACAAAGAGTGGAGCACGGAAGCCGGTCAATTGTATCCCGTGTTGCTCAGCTGTCAGTTGCCCAATAATCCGCGAAGTTCACGTGTCCCAGAGTTGGTTTCCCTGGTGTTTGACGATCGTTGCGCTCGCCCGACGAATGCGTTGCGTGTCGTCTACGAGGCGCCGCAACGTAAACGTGTCAGACGCTTCGCGGTGTGCGTCAAGGATCTGAATTTTCCGCATGTGGAGATGTCGCAGCGGTGGATCGAATGGCTCGAGATGTTGCGTCTACTCGGCGCTGAGCGTGTCACCGCCTACGATTTGGGTGGCGAATCGTTGTTGCCACAAACACGCCGCACGTTGCAACACTATGTGACGCAGGATGGTTTGTTGCGATTGCGACCGCATCGTTTGTTGCACAAGATGCCGACGCCGACGTTGAATAGGCTGGGCAAGAGTTTGAACGAAGTGTTGTGCTATGTGGATTGCTTCTATCGTCACATCTACGAGTTCGATTATGTGGGCATCTTTGATGTCGATGAGGTGATCATGCCCCTGGGCGAGTTGCACAATTGGACcgtgttgttgcaacaactcGAACGCGATAGCAACCAAGTGCTCGAAGATCCGCCGTATGAGGAGAATTGTGAAGCACGTGCCAGCTATTGTTTTCGCAACATTTACTTTCCCAACGATTGGCCAGTGGACGAGCGAGTGTCGAGTGCATTTCATATGCTGCAACATGTGCAACGTGTGGCCGAACATTCCGATCACAATTCGTACGTCAAGTGTTTGCATTCAACGCACTTTGTGCAATCGGTGCACAATCATTTCCCATTCTCGTGGCAAGGCAGTTGCGGTCCATACCATGTCCCCGTTGAGTTGGGCCAATTGCAGCATTATCGCAAATTTGAGAATCGAACAATGGATCGAATATCGGATCGAACATCGGTGCGCGATGATAATATCTGGCGATTTAAGGACAAACTCATATTGAATGTGCTAGCCAAGCAACGTGAGCTTGACCGGTCGTAA